A window from Engraulis encrasicolus isolate BLACKSEA-1 chromosome 13, IST_EnEncr_1.0, whole genome shotgun sequence encodes these proteins:
- the LOC134461785 gene encoding procathepsin L-like, with translation MKWLIVAAACLAVVSCASLSLDQEFNEWKVKFGKSYPSLEEEAHRKGLWLSNRQEIQDHNQLADQGVHSFRMGMNQFSDLDHEEFRQTVLIKMDLPEDTAHGASEPFRAPDNVGLAASMDWRTSGCVSPVKNQAHCGSCWSFSATGALESQTCLRHGNLPSLSEQQLVDCSSAYGNHGCHGGTPDRAFKYIQANGGIDSESYYPYQARVGTCHYNSAYSAATCTGYHDVTPRGSEAALQYQVANVGPLSIAIDASGFQHYHSGVFNYPSCSLRPNHAVLLVGYGTYNGQDYWLVKNSWGSRWGEQGYIMMARNANNQCAIASHASYPTV, from the exons ATGAAGTGGTTGATTGTAGCAGCTGCCTGTCTGGCAGTGGTGAGctgtgcctccctctctctggacCAGGAGTTCAACGAATGGAAAGTCAAATTCG GAAAGTCCTATCCTTCCCTTGAGGAGGAGGCACATCGTAAAGGCCTTTGGCTCTCCAACCGCCAGGAGATCCAGGATCACAACCAGCTAGCTGATCAGGGTGTTCACTCCTTCCGCATGGGCATGAACCAGTTCTCCGACTTG GATCATGAGGAATTCCGTCAGACTGTTCTCATAAAGATGGACCTACCTGAAGACACAGCCCATGGGGCCTCCGAGCCTTTCAGGGCCCCTGATAATGTAGGTCTTGCTGCCTCCATGGATTGGAGGACTTCTGGCTGTGTTAGTCCCGTCAAGAACCAGGCCCATTGTGGATCCTGCTGGTCCTTCAGTGCA ACAGGCGCTCTGGAGTCCCAGACCTGCCTCAGGCATGGCAACCTACCCTCTCTGAGCGAACAGCAGCTGGTTGACTGCTCTTCAGCTTATGGAAATCATGGATGCCATGGCGGTACGCCTGATAGAGCTTTCAAGTACATCCAGGCCAACGGTGGCATTGATTCAGAGTCCTACTACCCCTATCAGGCCCGG GTTGGCACTTGTCACTACAATAGTGCATATAGTGCTGCCACCTGCACTGGATACCATGATGTGACACCCAGAGGCAGTGAGGCAGCCCTCCAGTATCAGGTTGCCAATGTGGGACCCCTGTCTATTGCTATTGATGCTTCCGGCTTCCAGCACTACCATTCTG GTGTCTTCAACTATCCTTCCTGCAGCCTAAGGCCTAATCATGCTGTGCTGTTGGTGGGCTATGGTACATACAATGGTCAGGACTACTGGCTGGTGAAGAACAG CTGGGGCTCCCGGTGGGGAGAGCAAGGCTACATCATGATGGCCAGAAATGCCAACAACCAGTGTGCCATTGCATCACATGCCTCTTACCCTACAGTCTAA